The stretch of DNA GCTTTCCACAGCGATTGTTCGAGGCGTCGGATGTTGGAAAAATAAATAAGCGAACAGAAACCATGTGCGAAAGGAGACTTCACGTAGCCGCAGTTTCATCACATTCCACAGCGAACTTCACCGAGATAAAATCAATTGTTGAGGCTTTTCTTGCGAATTTGGAATTGAAATGGCAAATAAAAGAGGCTAAACACCCAAGCTTCTTAGAGGGCAGAACCGCCGCCATAATCATCAACGGCAAACAGCTGGGCGTCTTAGGCGAGATTCACCCGCAAGTCCTAAACAACTTTGAACTTGAAAACCCAACAGCAGCATTCGAAATAGACCTAGAACCACTAATAAAAAAAATGAAACATAGCCTATAACACATTACCTTGGAAGAGAGTAGACTAACGGGTCAACCTATATATAAGGGAGGGCTAGTCACAAAAAAGAACCCATTTTTTCCAACAACCACTCAACAGTAGACAGTAATGCTTAACTTTTCAAAAACCCACCTAATCCTTTGGCGATGACAAATTCTGGAGCTTCCCAAATCCCACCGGCAAATCCATGAAGACGGACCCAACAAAGGCGACAAGCCAATGACGAAGGGTTTACCCAAACATGGGACACGGTGGGCGCGGGCGCAAAAATCCCACGCCGAGAGAGCTTAACCTAGAGGAGCGCAACGCTCCACAATGAAGTTAAGTGATAGGTTACGTGGGAAACAAACGCCCGCGAAAACAATCATCACTTTCCAGTCACACCTATAACATTTGAAAAATTCATTAGCCTTATCTAACTGGACATAAACAAATTAGTTAACATGAAAATATACCGGCACCCTCTCTACTACGAAATAGCATTCAGCTTCATCGACCCCAAAGAACAAGTCGACAATTTCGAAAAAATAATCCGTAAATTCAGTAAGATAAAAGTTAACCGATTCTTGGATATAGCTTGCGGACCAAGTCTACAGCTGAGAGAAATAGCCAGAAGAGGCTACAAAGCAATCGGGTTAGACTTGTATCCCGAAATGTTAGAGTATTTGAGAAAGAAAGCAAAAGAAGAAGGAGTGAAAATAGAAACAGTACAAGCAGACATGTACAATTTTAGATTAAAAAAGAAAGCAGACTTCGCGTTTATCATGATGGGCTCCTTGGATGCAGAGTCAAACGAAAAATTCCTATCACACTTGGATTCTGTAGCGGCTTCTCTAAACAAAGGAGGACTTTACTTCATCCAGAATATGACTATTGACTGGACACAGAGTGCAAAACAAAGCTGGAGCATGGAAAGAGATGGGATTTCGGTGGAAGCAACCTTCGAAACCCATCTTAAAGATGTTCTCAATCAGATTTACACTGAAGAAATAACTCTTGTAGTTAACGACCATGGAAAAGTGAAAAGATTTACACAAAGAGAAAATCTAAAGTTCATATTTCCACAAGAATTCAAAACACTCATAAAACTAAACGGCAAATTTGAGTTCTTGGGTTGGTGGAAAGGAAACTGTAACACATGGCATTTAGACCAACCTCTCGAAAAGGCCGAAAATTTGAATGACAACATGGTTCTTCTCAGAAGAAAGTGAGCACAGATAGAGTCAAGAAAAAGATTTTACCTTAATCTTTATGTTTTACTTATCTATAACTGTAAAGGTCAACACGCTGGCTGGATAAATATTTGGACATAGAAACAAAAATCGACCTAATCAAGAAGCCGCCAACAGAAGAAATCTTAACAGAAGAAGAACTAAGGCAACTTTTGCAAACGAATGAGCATCCTGGGCATTACCAAGGCTTCGAAATCTCCGGCTTACTACATTTAGGAAACCTAATAATTTCTGGTTTTAAAATAAACGATTTTCTCAAAGCTGGAATAAAATGCCAAGTCTACCTCGCCGACTGGCACAGTTTCATAAACAACAAGTTCGGCGGTGACTGGAACAAAATCCTCTCCGCATCAAAATACTACGCTGAAGCCTTCAAATTCTTCTGCCCCGGAGCAAAAATCGTCGTAGGCTCAGAACTTTACCACAACAACGACGAATACTGGCGAAACCTACTAAAATTCGCGAAACACATGACGCTCAGCAGAAGCCTCCGTTGCCTAACAATAATGGGAAGAAGCGAAAACGAAAAACTCGACTTATCCCAATATTTCTACGCGCCAATGCAAGCAGTTGACGTGAAAGAAATAGGCGCCGACATACCACACGGCGGAATGGACCAAAGAAAAGCCCACGTACTCGCCAGAGAAATCTTCCCAAAAATGGGATGGACCAAGCCGGTCGCAGTTCACCACCACGTGCTCATGGGCATAGCAGAACCCGTCAAACTCAAAACCAAAGACAAGCTCGAACAAGTTATCGCAAGCAAAATGAGCAAATCCAAACCATGGACCGCCATATTCATCCACGACACAGACCAACAAATAAAAGAAAAACTACGCAAAGCATGGTGCCCAGAAAAACAAGTAGACATGAACCCCATTTTAGACATGGCCAAACACGTAGTATTCCACGAAACAAAAACATTCAAAATAGAACGCCCAGCAAAATTCGGCGGCACAATTGAATTTGAAAACTACGAGGAACTAGAAAAAGCCTACGCGCAAGGCAAATTGCACCCGCAAGACCTCAAAAACGCAGTGGCAGAAGAACTCTCCAAAATCATCAGTCCCATCAGAAAATACTTCGAAGCCAACAAACAAGCAAAAGAATACTTAGAAGTGCTGAAAAAAGCTCAAATAACAAGGTAAACACCTTGTCAACACGCCTAAAAGAAAAAGAAGAGAAAATTCTGCAAATTCTATCATGCCTAGCTGAAGAATCAGCGAAAGGAATTCCAATAGTGGTGGAAGGCAAAAAAGACATTGAAGCATTAAGAAACATGGGCATCAAAGGAAAAATGCTCTCAGCAAAAACCGGCGGAAAAACACTCCTTGACGTAATTTCAGAAATAGAAAAATGTAGAACACGAGAAGTTATTCTAATGTTGGATTTTGACAGACGCGGAGAAGAATGGACCAAACGCCTAACACAGATACTTGAAAAAACCAAAATAAAAGTCAACACTGAATATCGCCA from Candidatus Bathyarchaeota archaeon A05DMB-5 encodes:
- a CDS encoding class I SAM-dependent methyltransferase, whose protein sequence is MKIYRHPLYYEIAFSFIDPKEQVDNFEKIIRKFSKIKVNRFLDIACGPSLQLREIARRGYKAIGLDLYPEMLEYLRKKAKEEGVKIETVQADMYNFRLKKKADFAFIMMGSLDAESNEKFLSHLDSVAASLNKGGLYFIQNMTIDWTQSAKQSWSMERDGISVEATFETHLKDVLNQIYTEEITLVVNDHGKVKRFTQRENLKFIFPQEFKTLIKLNGKFEFLGWWKGNCNTWHLDQPLEKAENLNDNMVLLRRK
- a CDS encoding tyrosine--tRNA ligase; translated protein: MDIETKIDLIKKPPTEEILTEEELRQLLQTNEHPGHYQGFEISGLLHLGNLIISGFKINDFLKAGIKCQVYLADWHSFINNKFGGDWNKILSASKYYAEAFKFFCPGAKIVVGSELYHNNDEYWRNLLKFAKHMTLSRSLRCLTIMGRSENEKLDLSQYFYAPMQAVDVKEIGADIPHGGMDQRKAHVLAREIFPKMGWTKPVAVHHHVLMGIAEPVKLKTKDKLEQVIASKMSKSKPWTAIFIHDTDQQIKEKLRKAWCPEKQVDMNPILDMAKHVVFHETKTFKIERPAKFGGTIEFENYEELEKAYAQGKLHPQDLKNAVAEELSKIISPIRKYFEANKQAKEYLEVLKKAQITR
- a CDS encoding toprim domain-containing protein; translation: MSTRLKEKEEKILQILSCLAEESAKGIPIVVEGKKDIEALRNMGIKGKMLSAKTGGKTLLDVISEIEKCRTREVILMLDFDRRGEEWTKRLTQILEKTKIKVNTEYRHALLNLIGKDIKDVESLTTYMETLKSKICNS